From a region of the Rhipicephalus microplus isolate Deutch F79 chromosome X, USDA_Rmic, whole genome shotgun sequence genome:
- the LOC119161086 gene encoding uncharacterized protein LOC119161086: MEAHLVSQRSIFHADCLHNFAALDNTDICGVDQGPLWIFIPNDLSGSRSWQITFFKYCTTTLEVLLLSCCVASEGCPSGSHYMATVGPLGIAGVF; the protein is encoded by the exons ATGGAGGCCCACCTTGTATCTCAGCGATCGATCTTTCATGCAG ATTGCCTGCACAACTTTGCTGCCCTTGACAATACAGACATCTGTGGTGTGGATCAAGGTCCACTGTGGATTTTCATTCCGAACGATTTGAGCGGGAGCCGAAGCTGGCAGATTACCTTTTTCAAGT ATTGCACAACCACCCTGGAAGTACTATTGCTTTCCTGTTGTGTTGCTTCCGAGGGTTGTCCTTCTGGTTCTCATTATATGGCCACTGTGGGACCATTAGGCATAGCAG gtgtcttctga